A region from the Marinobacter sp. SS13-12 genome encodes:
- a CDS encoding phosphoribosylanthranilate isomerase — MKTRVKICGITRKQDVVNATRAGADALGFVFYESSPRYVAPTAAKALVRALPPFVSATGLFVNPDAEFVREVLSQVPLDMLQFHGDESPEFCNSFGVRWIKAVRVRQSSDIENAYRDYGNASGLLVDAWDPDKYGGTGQAFNWSLIPEARPLPLILAGGLASDNVFRAVAEVRPWAVDVSGGVESSKGIKDVQKITDFINEVHRVDETD, encoded by the coding sequence ATGAAAACCCGAGTCAAAATCTGCGGGATTACCCGGAAACAGGACGTTGTAAATGCGACAAGGGCCGGTGCGGACGCTCTGGGGTTTGTGTTCTACGAGTCCAGCCCCAGATACGTGGCGCCAACCGCTGCCAAAGCGCTTGTCCGTGCGTTGCCGCCGTTTGTATCGGCAACAGGGCTGTTCGTTAATCCGGACGCGGAGTTTGTGAGGGAAGTTCTGTCACAGGTGCCTCTGGACATGCTGCAGTTTCATGGCGACGAATCCCCGGAGTTCTGCAACAGTTTCGGTGTGCGCTGGATCAAGGCGGTACGGGTACGGCAAAGCTCGGACATTGAAAATGCCTACCGGGATTACGGCAATGCCAGCGGGTTGCTGGTTGACGCCTGGGACCCGGATAAATACGGCGGAACAGGGCAGGCCTTCAACTGGTCACTGATTCCGGAGGCCCGCCCGTTGCCGCTGATATTGGCCGGCGGCCTGGCTTCTGATAACGTATTCCGCGCTGTCGCGGAGGTTCGGCCCTGGGCGGTTGATGTCAGTGGTGGTGTAGAGAGCAGCAAAGGCATCAAAGACGTTCAAAAAATCACTGATTTTATAAACGAGGTTCACCGTGTCGATGAAACTGACTGA
- a CDS encoding FimV/HubP family polar landmark protein, with translation MKVRKLAVALALAGGLGSGVAQALGLGEIELQSYLNEPLDAEINLRKSEGVDPGDVFVNIAPESAYDRVGIDRNYFLTKLDFRVTTARDGSLVVNVSSREPLREPYLNFLLEVTWPNGRLMREYAVLVDPPVYAEESGVQEQISAPATRQASQPSQRQAQPRAQARSQEPQRSTSQRSRTFGPTGPSDTLWNIAVSVRPDSSLSTQQVMLALQDLNPDAFIGGNINRLKRGEVLRVPSIEDIRSRSRDEATRQVALQNEAFSSPERTVDATDTQVASGQDTQGATGGDELRLLASDDSGSRDADEGGSAGGDGNTAGGVDAGSAVAMEELESARRENDELTGRVDDLQEQVETLQRLLELKNTQLAEIQQADAEGSEEQPVDAPDDETLADQVAEDGVEAEGDSEADLAEAEPDQADTAETDAVDADEMADDQVAAADDDEAEPSAMGEEPSASDGEPSAMDEDSGMEDEDLAATGSDDATADDERDEEAAVAAPSSQQPGQQPTTPPAQPDQGFPGNIISAITNNTLYQVALGGGLILLLLLLLLLARRNANREKEFYDQLNGDADSDTDTFDLTLDDEEGAESPEGDPLAEADTYIAYGRMDQAAQSLETAISREPSRTDLRLKLLGVYADTQDRASFEKQLGEVEALDDDEAIAEAHDMRSRLEEAESMPSIDDLESQLRSDSYGTEASVDKADDTAEDGLSDEFASDRYESRPGEEEEDEFGSLETDFSELDLDEQEEARTDRESGPDDMIEYDLSGVESSTDEKDELTEQGASESEADDLADNSFDFTLEDESTDEAAKADDEEDLSFELDDVDADADEFASLELDEEELEPSGSEPEPETAEAEESKPEEDDLQEGDLDSLDESFLDELDAELDKVAGDEGASGDSDENELDDLELDVSDEDLALMEEFADSGDSAGTDGTDVENDAAPLDEELGLEDALSGEEPADPEETVAGAEAVEEELPELGADAESDEANEEPPVASTATASKSADIDESDLGDDDDFDFLSGTDEASTKLDLARAYVEMGDVDGARDILEEVALEGNEEQKAEAQDLLKNLS, from the coding sequence ATGAAGGTACGCAAGCTTGCGGTTGCTCTGGCTCTGGCGGGAGGGCTCGGTTCCGGCGTCGCACAGGCCCTGGGTCTGGGAGAGATTGAATTACAGTCCTATCTGAATGAGCCTCTGGACGCAGAGATCAATCTGCGTAAAAGCGAGGGAGTGGACCCCGGTGATGTGTTTGTAAACATCGCTCCCGAGTCAGCCTATGACAGGGTTGGTATCGACCGGAACTATTTCCTTACCAAACTCGATTTCCGGGTGACAACGGCCAGAGATGGCAGCCTGGTGGTCAACGTATCGTCCAGGGAGCCCTTGCGGGAGCCCTACCTCAACTTCCTGCTGGAAGTGACCTGGCCAAACGGCCGGCTGATGCGTGAATACGCCGTGTTGGTGGATCCTCCGGTTTACGCCGAGGAGTCAGGGGTACAGGAGCAGATTTCCGCACCTGCCACTCGACAGGCATCGCAGCCGTCACAACGACAGGCCCAGCCACGGGCCCAGGCGAGGTCGCAGGAACCACAACGCTCTACTTCACAGCGTTCTCGTACCTTTGGCCCCACTGGTCCGTCGGATACCCTGTGGAACATCGCGGTCAGCGTTCGCCCGGACAGCAGCCTTTCCACACAGCAGGTAATGCTGGCGTTGCAGGATCTTAATCCGGATGCCTTCATCGGTGGCAATATCAACCGCCTCAAGCGCGGTGAAGTTCTGCGTGTGCCTTCCATCGAAGATATCCGCAGCCGTTCCCGTGACGAGGCCACCAGGCAGGTCGCATTGCAGAACGAGGCATTCTCCAGCCCCGAGCGTACGGTAGACGCTACTGATACCCAGGTAGCGTCCGGGCAGGATACCCAGGGGGCAACTGGCGGTGATGAACTGAGATTGCTTGCCAGTGATGACAGCGGTTCTCGCGATGCAGACGAAGGTGGTTCAGCAGGTGGGGATGGCAATACTGCAGGTGGTGTTGATGCTGGCTCCGCCGTTGCGATGGAAGAGCTTGAAAGTGCCCGCCGCGAGAACGATGAACTCACTGGACGTGTCGATGACCTGCAGGAGCAGGTAGAGACGCTCCAGCGGTTGCTTGAACTCAAGAACACCCAGCTTGCGGAGATTCAACAGGCGGACGCTGAGGGAAGCGAAGAGCAACCCGTCGATGCGCCGGATGACGAAACCCTTGCCGATCAGGTAGCGGAAGACGGCGTTGAAGCCGAAGGTGATTCCGAAGCGGATCTCGCGGAAGCGGAACCTGATCAGGCCGATACCGCTGAAACCGATGCCGTTGACGCTGATGAAATGGCTGATGACCAGGTAGCTGCTGCTGATGACGACGAGGCAGAGCCGTCGGCAATGGGTGAAGAGCCTTCAGCATCGGACGGCGAGCCTTCAGCAATGGATGAAGACAGTGGCATGGAGGATGAAGACCTTGCCGCAACCGGGTCCGATGATGCTACCGCAGATGACGAACGCGACGAAGAGGCTGCAGTTGCAGCACCGTCATCACAGCAGCCAGGCCAGCAGCCCACTACGCCGCCGGCGCAGCCTGACCAGGGCTTCCCGGGCAATATCATCAGCGCCATTACCAACAATACCCTTTACCAGGTTGCGTTGGGCGGTGGTCTGATTCTTCTGCTGCTGCTGTTACTGCTTCTGGCCCGTCGCAATGCCAATCGCGAAAAAGAGTTCTACGATCAGCTAAACGGCGATGCCGACAGTGACACTGACACCTTCGACCTGACACTGGACGACGAGGAAGGCGCGGAGAGTCCGGAAGGCGATCCATTGGCAGAAGCGGACACCTACATTGCCTATGGCAGAATGGACCAGGCTGCCCAGTCCCTTGAAACCGCCATTTCGCGCGAGCCAAGCCGCACAGATCTCCGGCTGAAGCTTTTGGGGGTCTATGCCGATACACAGGACCGGGCATCGTTCGAGAAGCAGCTCGGCGAAGTTGAGGCACTGGATGACGATGAGGCTATTGCCGAAGCCCATGATATGCGGTCGCGCCTTGAAGAAGCCGAGTCAATGCCGAGCATTGATGACCTTGAGTCACAGCTGAGGTCCGATTCGTACGGTACTGAGGCCTCCGTGGACAAGGCGGATGACACCGCTGAGGACGGCCTTTCTGATGAATTCGCTTCTGATCGCTACGAATCCCGTCCAGGCGAAGAGGAAGAAGATGAGTTTGGCAGTCTGGAAACGGACTTTTCCGAACTGGATCTTGATGAGCAGGAAGAAGCGCGCACTGACAGGGAATCCGGTCCGGATGACATGATTGAATACGACCTCTCCGGTGTGGAGTCTTCCACAGATGAAAAGGATGAACTGACGGAGCAGGGCGCCAGCGAGTCCGAGGCTGATGACCTGGCTGACAACTCTTTCGATTTCACCCTGGAGGATGAGTCCACCGACGAGGCGGCGAAGGCAGACGATGAAGAAGATCTGAGCTTTGAGCTCGATGACGTTGATGCTGATGCCGACGAATTCGCCTCACTGGAGCTCGATGAAGAAGAGCTGGAACCCTCCGGGTCTGAGCCTGAGCCTGAGACTGCGGAAGCTGAGGAAAGCAAGCCAGAAGAGGATGACTTGCAGGAAGGCGATCTCGATTCGCTGGACGAGTCATTCCTTGATGAGCTGGATGCAGAACTGGACAAGGTTGCCGGAGATGAGGGTGCATCTGGCGACAGCGATGAAAATGAGCTGGATGATCTGGAGCTCGATGTTTCTGACGAGGACCTTGCTTTGATGGAAGAGTTCGCAGACTCCGGCGATAGTGCAGGTACAGATGGTACTGACGTGGAAAACGACGCTGCACCACTCGACGAGGAACTGGGGCTTGAAGACGCGCTGAGCGGCGAAGAGCCCGCAGACCCGGAAGAGACTGTTGCCGGTGCCGAAGCTGTTGAAGAAGAGCTGCCGGAACTTGGCGCAGATGCAGAAAGTGACGAGGCGAACGAAGAGCCTCCCGTTGCCTCTACGGCGACTGCGTCAAAATCAGCTGACATCGATGAGTCCGATCTGGGCGACGACGATGACTTTGACTTCCTGTCGGGCACCGATGAGGCGTCAACCAAGCTGGATCTGGCCAGGGCCTATGTTGAGATGGGCGATGTGGACGGAGCCCGGGATATCCTGGAGGAAGTTGCTCTGGAGGGAAATGAGGAGCAGAAAGCGGAAGCGCAGGATCTCCTTAAAAATCTGTCCTGA
- the truA gene encoding tRNA pseudouridine(38-40) synthase TruA, whose protein sequence is MFLTPQPLTTDSSIGAGRVALAFEYDGRGFHGWQYQKSGVRSVQGELTHAVSKVADHPVELVCAGRTDAGVHASYQIAHFETPSVRNPRSWVMGINTSLPSDIAVHWAGNGVGDFHARFSATYRRYRYVIYNHPVRPGILSGQVSWTFRPLDAGVMNQAAQFLRGEHDFSSFRAAGCQSRSPIRFLEAINVTRKGEFVVIDVQANAFLHHMVRNIAGALMAVGSGQQQPEWIREILESRDRTVAGVTAPPHGLYLVDVGYPAGFPIPAAQCGPGFVAPWFSDADNRPRPPTHIHRKQR, encoded by the coding sequence TTGTTTCTTACACCGCAACCACTGACCACCGATAGCTCCATCGGGGCGGGGCGTGTAGCGCTCGCTTTCGAGTATGACGGCCGGGGATTCCACGGCTGGCAGTATCAGAAGTCCGGTGTCCGCTCGGTTCAGGGCGAGTTGACACATGCCGTATCAAAAGTGGCGGACCACCCGGTTGAACTGGTCTGCGCGGGCCGCACCGACGCTGGTGTCCATGCCAGTTACCAGATTGCCCATTTCGAAACGCCCTCGGTACGTAATCCCCGCTCGTGGGTAATGGGTATCAACACCTCCCTGCCTTCGGATATTGCCGTGCACTGGGCCGGCAATGGTGTGGGGGACTTCCATGCCCGTTTCTCGGCAACGTACCGGCGTTACCGGTACGTGATTTATAATCACCCGGTACGGCCGGGCATCCTCAGTGGTCAGGTCAGCTGGACCTTCCGGCCACTGGATGCCGGCGTGATGAATCAGGCGGCCCAGTTCCTGAGAGGGGAGCACGATTTCTCGTCATTTCGTGCCGCCGGTTGCCAGTCCAGATCGCCCATCCGGTTTCTTGAGGCCATCAACGTAACCCGAAAGGGAGAATTCGTCGTAATTGATGTGCAGGCCAATGCATTTCTACACCACATGGTCCGTAATATCGCCGGCGCACTGATGGCCGTTGGTAGCGGGCAGCAGCAGCCGGAATGGATTCGTGAGATACTTGAGAGCAGGGACAGGACCGTTGCGGGCGTGACTGCGCCACCCCATGGATTGTACCTGGTGGATGTGGGGTACCCAGCCGGATTCCCGATTCCCGCGGCACAATGTGGGCCAGGCTTTGTGGCGCCCTGGTTCAGCGACGCCGACAACAGACCGCGCCCCCCGACTCACATACATCGAAAGCAGCGATAA